The Moraxella osloensis genome contains a region encoding:
- the pstS gene encoding phosphate ABC transporter substrate-binding protein PstS, giving the protein MRYSLLSVIVASTLALTACGNKQADNQAAGASATSSTSTTGATGSDKNAVFTITGAGASFPQPIYAKWAAEFKNATGGQVNYQSIGSSGGIKQIQANTVDFGASDAPLSKEELDKSGLIQFPTVIGGVVPVVNIEGVAPGQLKLDGTTLANIYLGKITKWNDPAITALNPGVTLPDAPITTIFRSDGSGTTFNFANYLAAVSPEWKAGPGVDKSIKWPTAATGAGGKGNEGVASNVARAKNSIGYVEYAYAKQNKMSHTQLKNAAGNFVQPSAESFAAAGNADWKGTPGFNIVLTNQADPNAWPISAATFILVHTKPTRPENVKNTLKFFDWAYSNGDESAKSLDFVPFSAESKAIFREEWKKVVGADGKPLFSSDAATATASAAK; this is encoded by the coding sequence ATGCGTTATTCATTATTAAGTGTTATCGTAGCATCGACCTTAGCATTAACCGCTTGTGGTAACAAACAAGCAGACAATCAAGCAGCGGGTGCCTCAGCAACGTCAAGCACTTCTACTACAGGCGCTACAGGTAGCGACAAAAACGCCGTATTTACCATCACAGGTGCAGGCGCCTCTTTCCCACAACCTATCTATGCTAAATGGGCAGCTGAGTTCAAGAACGCCACTGGCGGTCAAGTAAACTACCAATCAATCGGTTCATCAGGTGGTATCAAACAAATCCAAGCCAATACCGTTGACTTTGGTGCGTCGGATGCGCCTTTAAGCAAAGAAGAGTTGGATAAAAGCGGTTTAATCCAGTTCCCAACCGTTATCGGGGGTGTTGTACCGGTTGTTAACATCGAGGGTGTTGCACCCGGTCAATTAAAACTAGACGGTACCACCCTTGCCAATATCTACTTGGGTAAAATCACTAAATGGAATGACCCAGCGATTACCGCATTAAATCCAGGTGTGACACTACCCGATGCGCCAATCACGACGATTTTCCGTTCTGACGGTTCAGGTACAACCTTTAACTTTGCAAACTACTTAGCTGCTGTATCACCAGAATGGAAAGCAGGTCCAGGTGTAGATAAATCCATTAAATGGCCAACCGCTGCCACAGGTGCAGGTGGTAAAGGTAATGAAGGCGTGGCAAGTAACGTCGCTCGTGCCAAAAACTCAATCGGTTATGTTGAGTACGCTTACGCAAAACAAAACAAAATGTCGCATACTCAGCTAAAAAATGCGGCGGGCAACTTTGTACAACCGTCGGCTGAAAGCTTTGCCGCTGCGGGTAATGCAGATTGGAAAGGTACACCAGGCTTTAACATCGTATTGACTAACCAAGCAGACCCAAATGCCTGGCCAATCTCTGCAGCAACATTCATCTTAGTCCATACTAAACCAACCAGACCAGAAAACGTCAAAAATACCCTTAAATTCTTTGACTGGGCGTATTCAAACGGTGATGAATCAGCAAAATCATTGGACTTTGTACCATTCTCAGCAGAAAGCAAAGCTATCTTCCGCGAAGAGTGGAAAAAAGTTGTAGGGGCTGATGGTAAGCCACTATTTAGCTCAGATGCTGCCACGGCAACTGCGTCAGCGGCAAAATAA
- the crcB gene encoding fluoride efflux transporter CrcB, with translation MPWLWIGLGAAFGAMLRWWLARLNSLHPWLPYGTLFANVLGGLLMGFALVLTQKMHPNLRLFITTGFLGGLTTFSTFSAEVFTFLNTGKVWQGVALIGVHVLLTLVATAMGFYSLKLLNYG, from the coding sequence ATGCCATGGCTGTGGATAGGACTGGGGGCGGCATTTGGGGCAATGCTGCGCTGGTGGTTAGCCAGACTCAACAGCCTACACCCTTGGTTGCCGTATGGCACACTATTTGCCAATGTACTAGGCGGGCTGTTGATGGGATTTGCCCTGGTACTCACCCAAAAGATGCACCCAAACTTACGACTGTTTATCACCACCGGGTTTTTGGGGGGACTGACAACCTTTAGTACGTTTAGTGCCGAAGTGTTTACTTTTTTGAATACCGGCAAGGTATGGCAAGGTGTCGCCTTGATTGGCGTCCATGTGCTTTTAACCTTGGTTGCGACTGCCATGGGTTTTTATAGTCTTAAATTGTTAAATTATGGATAA
- the tsaD gene encoding tRNA (adenosine(37)-N6)-threonylcarbamoyltransferase complex transferase subunit TsaD: MRVLGLETSCDETGLAIFDSDQRHQPNQGLVGQVLYSQIALHATYGGVVPELASRDHIRKLVPLLQQLLDDCQLNKTDIDAIAFTKGPGLVGALMTGALFGRSLAMALNIPAIGVHHMEGHLLAPLLGANPPDFPFVALLVSGGHTMLVAVKGIGQYEILGESIDDAAGECFDKAAKMLELPYPGGPNIARLAQTGNPLAYELPRPMLGKGLDFSFSGMKTAVHNLIKDHPTDSHNPEHAQTRADIAASFQYAMVDTLVKKCVKALQQTGMRRLVIAGGVSANQQLRESLAEALAKINATVHYAPPALCTDNGAMIAFAGWQRLNAGQHDELAVSCLPRWDMTSLPAVNLAKP; the protein is encoded by the coding sequence ATGCGTGTGCTAGGACTGGAAACATCCTGCGATGAAACGGGATTAGCCATTTTTGATAGTGACCAACGTCACCAACCCAATCAAGGTTTGGTCGGGCAAGTGCTGTATAGTCAAATCGCGCTACATGCGACATATGGTGGGGTAGTCCCTGAACTTGCAAGCCGCGATCATATCCGTAAATTAGTGCCCTTGTTGCAGCAACTGCTGGATGACTGCCAACTCAACAAAACCGATATCGATGCAATTGCCTTTACCAAAGGTCCTGGACTGGTGGGCGCGTTGATGACTGGGGCATTGTTTGGGCGCAGTTTGGCGATGGCACTTAATATTCCTGCGATTGGCGTACATCACATGGAAGGACACTTACTCGCGCCGCTATTAGGCGCCAATCCGCCCGATTTTCCGTTTGTCGCGTTGCTGGTGTCGGGTGGACATACCATGTTGGTGGCGGTCAAAGGCATCGGGCAATATGAAATATTGGGTGAGTCGATAGACGATGCTGCAGGCGAGTGCTTTGATAAAGCCGCTAAAATGCTAGAGTTGCCTTATCCTGGTGGGCCTAATATTGCCCGCTTGGCGCAAACAGGCAATCCGTTAGCTTATGAATTACCGCGCCCGATGCTCGGCAAAGGATTGGATTTTTCTTTCAGTGGTATGAAAACCGCCGTGCATAATTTGATTAAAGACCATCCAACCGATAGCCATAATCCTGAGCATGCCCAGACGCGCGCCGATATTGCAGCAAGTTTTCAATATGCGATGGTCGATACGTTGGTGAAAAAATGCGTCAAAGCCTTGCAGCAAACGGGTATGAGACGGCTGGTGATCGCAGGCGGGGTGAGTGCCAATCAACAACTACGAGAATCGTTAGCCGAGGCATTAGCCAAAATCAATGCCACTGTGCATTATGCACCGCCTGCCTTGTGTACCGACAATGGCGCCATGATTGCCTTCGCCGGGTGGCAGCGCTTGAATGCCGGTCAACACGATGAGCTAGCGGTTAGCTGCTTGCCGCGTTGGGATATGACATCGCTGCCTGCTGTCAACCTAGCTAAACCATAA